From Xiphophorus hellerii strain 12219 chromosome 6, Xiphophorus_hellerii-4.1, whole genome shotgun sequence, the proteins below share one genomic window:
- the mrpl37 gene encoding large ribosomal subunit protein mL37, protein MIPKATVSLFSPNIFLNASKLSAHGAPSLQTRRNLRVSHCLAAKVPPPKKPREKVEIPGLEMVTYGDRMHYIPGLAKPVYPPWEMSFKDPRYYRSPPAQEMALYKDKPCYVFNQRTSILEGVRQAAWLTKTHVSPGLLPHLISLAAKPENQLPDQDERVQNAIKHARFWDTTEPRPRKEKYSNTLLLNLLHLCASLQPTHPAVGRRILAENYSLAATWKRGEDLFQIRGQNGLLHCSMDPLPQICGEQEVLETSDRVLESFYPVSPTIDLQQVSVYKEEVNYTGFRGEYPYPHAHTLYFLETSDPNCQLRPEQFRAKMIMFTFGNALARAHKLYGTQPHSLLECPITVQAVGTNGRIFQFLVFQLNTTDLSGDDGIKNQAWLDEDVELYDFAKVRPFIKRKEVKVPAGLAGYKPETFSKFLALYLHGAA, encoded by the exons ATGATCCCAAAAGCGACAGTTTCTCtattttctccaaatatttTCCTGAATGCTTCTAAGCTGTCCGCACATGGAGCACCGAGCCTTCAGACTCGGAGAAACCTCAGAGTCAGCCACTGCTTGGCAGCCAAGGTACCCCCTCCGAAGAAACCCAGGGAGAAGGTGGAAATCCCGGGACTGGAGATGGTGACTTACGGGGATCGAATGCACTATATCCCTGGCCTGGCTAAGCCAGTTTATCCTCCATGGGAGATGAGCTTCAAGGACCCGAGGTACTACAGGTCTCCACCCGCTCAGGAGATGGCGCTGTATAAAGACAAACCGTGCTACGTATTCAACCAGAGGACCAGCATACTGGAAG GTGTGCGCCAGGCTGCGTGGTTGACCAAAACCCACGTGAGCCCTGGTTTGCTGCCTCACCTCATCTCTCTGGCTGCAAAGCCTGAAAACCAGCTGCCCGACCAGGACGAGCGCGTGCAGAACGCCATCAAACACGCACGATTCTGGGACACAACGGAGCCACGGCCAAGAAAGGAGAAATACAG CAACACTCTGCTCCTCAACCTGCTGCACCTCTGTGCGTCCCTGCAGCCCACTCACCCAGCCGTTGGAAGGAGGATCCTTGCAGAGAACTACTCATTAGCAGCTACCTGGAAACGAG GTGAAGACCTGTTCCAGATCAGAGGTCAGAATGGTTTGCTGCACTGCAGCATGGATCCTCTTCCTCAGATCTGCGGGGAACAGGAAGTGTTAGAGACATCAGATCGGGTCCTGGAAAGCTTCTATCCCGTCTCACCCACTATTGACCTTCAACAAGTTAGTGTGTACAAAGAGGAGGTGAACTACACAG GCTTTAGGGGAGAATACCCTTATCCTCATGCCCACACACTTTACTTCCTGGAGACATCTGATCCTAACTGTCAGCTCCGCCCAGAGCAGTTCAGAGCCAAGATGATCATGTTCACCTTTGGAAATGCTTTGGCACGTGCACACAAACTGTACGGG acaCAGCCACATAGCCTGTTGGAGTGTCCCATAACCGTACAGGCAGTGGGGACCAATGGCAGAATTTTCCAGTTTCTGGTATTCCAGCTCAACACCACGGATCTCTCTGGAGATGACGGCATCAAGAATCAG GCGTGGTTGGATGAAGATGTTGAGCTGTATGATTTTGCAAAGGTTCGACCCTTCATCAAGAGGAAAGAAGTGAAG GTCCCAGCTGGTCTGGCAGGATACAAACCAGAAACATTCAGCAAATTCCTGGCGCTGTACCTCCATGGAGCAGCTTAG
- the tmem70 gene encoding transmembrane protein 70, mitochondrial produces MVVRLVQSLPRPAVRFFSLSWRHNVSLRTVGRFSPPRSKVHSTCQGSRCLSTTSYAEDGNLVYTGSLGTAIRGVKMFSYSTSGASLILMPQILLKTGLGLGNIALEVISCGIISFFTFLTPVILHFITKGYVIRLYHNPDRDTYTAITYSVFLTEKRCVFHQSQVRIPAVSKMFANFYAGPMGLFVNPDLFPIPHDYNHLMGYDKPFSFTKEDMDKT; encoded by the exons ATGGTGGTTAGGTTAGTTCAGTCTCTGCCGCGTCCCGCTGTGCGTTTCTTTTCCCTCTCATGGAGGCACAACGTGTCTCTTCGGACTGTTGGGAGGTTTTCTCCCCCCCGCAGCAAG GTCCACTCCACCTGTCAGGGCAGCCGGTGTCTCTCTACAACAAGCTACGCTGAGGATGGAAACCTGGTTTACACGGGCAGCCTGGGGACTGCTATTAGGG GAGTGAAGATGTTTTCTTATAGTACCAGCGGCGCCAGCCTCATCCTTATGCCTCAAATCCTTTTGAAGACTGGATTGGGACTGGGTAACATTGCCCTTGAGGTTATTTCCTGTGGCATCATCAGCTTCTTCACCTTCCTCACCCCCGTCATCCTTCATTTCATCACAAAGGGCTACGTTATTCGTCTGTACCACAATCCAGATAGAGATACCTACACTGCCATCACCTATAGTGTCTTCCTGACTGAGAAACGTTGTGTGTTCCATCAGAGTCAAGTCCGGATCCCAGCTGTCAGCAAGATGTTCGCCAACTTCTATGCTGGCCCCATGGGGCTTTTTGTGAATCCAGACCTTTTCCCCATTCCTCATGACTATAACCATCTCATGGGCTACGATAAGCCCTTTAGCTTTACCAAAGAGGACATGGACAAAACCTGA
- the cyp7a1 gene encoding cytochrome P450 7A1, protein MMISIALIWGVVVGFCCLLWLALGIRRRQAGEPVIENGFIPYLGCALQFGANPLQFLRSRQKMYGHIFTCKIAGQYIHFLCDPFSYHSVIRQGRHLDWTKFHFATSVKAFGHDSFDPRHGYTTENLHQTFLKTLQGEALPSLIETMMGHLQDVMLKSDRLSPSEDEWQVDGIFAFCYKVMFEAGYLTLFGKELGEDKCHIRQAAQKALVLNTLENFKEFDKIFPALVAGLPIHVFKSAYSARENLAKTMHAENLSKRHNMSDLISMRMILNDSLSTFNDVSKARTHVALLWASQANTLPATFWSLFYMIRSPDAMKAAQKEVRKVLRDSGLTMDHDKPNMLNLSRDQLDNMPVLDSIMKEAMRLSSASLNIRVAKEDFLLHLDNQEAYRIRKDDVIALYPPMVHYDPEIYEDPYEYKFDRFLDEKGQEKTTFYRNGRRLRYFYMPFGSGVTKCPGRFFAVYEIKQFLTLMLSCFDMELLDPAIRVPPLDQSRAGLGILQPTYDVDFRYKRKEYH, encoded by the exons ATGATGATAAGTATTGCTTTGATCTGGGGAGTAGTGGTTGGATTTTGTTGCCTGTTGTGGCTTGCTCTGGGGATAAGACGCAG GCAAGCTGGTGAGCCTGTCATTGAAAATGGTTTTATTCCCTACCTGGGCTGTGCTTTGCAATTTGGGGCAAACCCTCTTCAGTTCCTTCGCAGCCGGCAGAAGATGTATGGTCATATTTTCACCTGCAAGATAGCAGGCCAATACATTCACTTCCTGTGTGACCCCTTCTCCTACCACTCAGTCATCAGACAAGGAAGACACCTTGATTGGACAAAATTTCATTTTGCTACATCTGTTAAG GCATTTGGTCACGACAGCTTTGACCCTCGTCATGGTTACACCACAGAAAACCTTCACCAAACCTTTCTGAAGACGCTGCAGGGGGAAGCTCTGCCCTCCCTGATAGAAACTATGATGGGCCACTTGCAAGATGTCATGCTTAAGTCAGACAGACTTAGTCCAAGTGAAGATGAGTGGCAGGTGGACGGGATCTTTGCCTTCTGCTACAAG GTCATGTTTGAAGCTGGCTACTTGACTCTGTTTGGTAAAGAGCTTGGAGAAGACAAATGTCACATCAGACAGGCTGCACAGAAAGCGTTGGTCCTCAACACTTTGGAGAACTTCAAGGAGTTTGACAAGATATTTCCTGCTCTTGTAGCTGGCTTGCCCATCCATGTTTTCAAGAGTGCCTACAGTGCCAGAGAG AACCTAGCAAAGACGATGCATGCAGAAAACCTGTCCAAGAGGCACAACATGTCTGACTTGATCTCTATGAGGATGATACTGAATGACTCTTTATCTACATTCAATGATGTGAGCAAAGCTAGAACCCATGTTGCCCTGCTTTGGGCTTCACAGGCTAACACACTGCCTGCTACATTCTGGAGTCTATTTTATATGATTAG GAGTCCAGATGCTATGAAAGCAGCTCAAAAAGAAGTCCGGAAAGTTCTGAGGGATTCAGGTTTGACAATGGACCATGATAAGCCAAACATGCTAAACCTGAGCAGAGACCAGTTAGACAACATGCCTGTGTTGG ACAGCATCATGAAAGAAGCCATGCGGCTTTCCAGTGCCTCTTTGAATATTCGGGTTGCCAAAGAGGATTTCCTGCTTCACCTTGACAACCAAGAAGCTTACCGTATTAGGAAAGATGATGTCATAGCCCTGTATCCACCCATGGTGCATTATGATCCAGAAATCTATGAAGATCCTTAT GAGTACAAGTTTGACCGTTTCCTGGATGAGAAAGGTCAGGAGAAAACCACGTTTTATCGCAATGGGCGGCGGCTGCGTTACTTCTACATGCCCTTTGGCTCGGGGGTCACAAAATGCCCTGGAAGATTTTTTGCTGTGTATGAGATCAAGCAGTTTCTAACTCTGATGCTGTCCTGCTTTGACATGGAATTATTAGACCCTGCTATCAGAGTTCCTCCTCTAGACCAGTCCCGTGCCGGTCTGGGAATTCTCCAACCTACATACGATGTGGACTTCAGATATAAGAGGAAGGAGTACCACTAA